From Musa acuminata AAA Group cultivar baxijiao chromosome BXJ3-8, Cavendish_Baxijiao_AAA, whole genome shotgun sequence, one genomic window encodes:
- the LOC103994831 gene encoding annexin Gh1 gives MSTLTFPGSLPSPADDCEQLHKAFQGWGTNEGLIISVLAHRPAAHRREIRRAYAEIYGEDLLKALDKELTRDFERAVLLWVLDAAERDAVLANEVVRKWSPGNRVLIEIAVARTADELFAAKRAYQARFKRSLEEDVAAHTNGDFRKLLVPLVSSYRYEGSEVNTSLAKSEAKMLHEKIKGKDYNHEEVIRILTTRSKAQLLATFNDYKNQFGNPINKDLKSDPKNEFLSVLRAIIRCITCPERYLEKVIRLAINKMGTDEGSLTRVITTRAEVDMKQIKELYHKRNSATLYRAVKKDTTGDYEDFLLALIGHDDA, from the exons ATGTCGACGCTGACGTTTCCCGGTTCCCTTCCTTCCCCCGCCGACGACTGCGAGCAGCTTCACAAGGCCTTCCAAG GATGGGGCACCAACGAGGGCTTGATCATCTCCGTCCTCGCCCACCGCCCGGCCGCCCACCGTCGCGAGATCCGCCGAGCCTACGCCGAGATCTACGGCGAGGACCTCCTCAAGGCCCTCGACAAGGAACTCACCCGAGACTTCGAG AGGGCGGTGCTGCTATGGGTGCTGGACGCCGCGGAGAGGGACGCCGTGCTGGCGAATGAGGTCGTGAGGAAGTGGAGCCCTGGAAACCGGGTGTTGATTGAGATCGCTGTGGCGAGGACGGCGGACGAGCTGTTTGCGGCCAAGCGGGCTTACCAAGCTCGATTCAAGCGGAGCCTCGAGGAAGACGTCGCCGCACATACTAATGGAGATTTCAGAAAG CTGCTTGTTCCACttgtaagttcatatcgttatgaGGGATCTGAAGTGAACACATCCTTGGCGAAATCAGAGGCTAAGATGCTGCATGAGAAGATTAAGGGTAAGGATTACAACCATGAAGAAGTTATTAGGATCCTCACAACAAGGAGCAAAGCACAACTGCTTGCAACATTCAATGACTACAAGAATCAGTTTGGTAATCCAATTAATAAG GATTTGAAGTCTGATCCAAAGAATGAGTTCCTATCAGTGTTAAGGGCCATCATACGCTGCATCACATGCCCCGAAAGATATCTTGAGAAGGTTATTCGACTCGCCATTAACAAGATGGGAACTGATGAGGGGTCTCTTACTCGAGTCATAACAACTCGTGCTGAGGTGGACATGAAACAGATAAAAGAGCTGTACCATAAGAGGAACAGCGCGACACTCTATCGCGCCGTAAAAAAAGATACTACTGGTGATTATGAGGACTTCCTCCTTGCATTGATTGGACATGATGATGCCTGA